In Primulina eburnea isolate SZY01 chromosome 5, ASM2296580v1, whole genome shotgun sequence, a single window of DNA contains:
- the LOC140832253 gene encoding protein LYK5, producing the protein MAEASSLFLLPFLLLFHHLLLLQSHAQQAYVNNKQLACENNDTVTLGYVCNGVATSCTSYLTFRSTPVYNNPVTIAYLLSADASQIAAINNISDVGSVPDDTLLVIPVNCSCSGGNYYQHNASYVLKLTGETYFSVANNTYQALTTCQSMIAQNHFNERRLFANDRLTVPLRCACPTQNQTAAGFKYLLTYLIRQGNDIPTIADTFSGAGAEAQSIREANELSDSQFIFFFTPILVPLKIEPTKENMNTAILKPPPPPPPPPSTGPSSESDGNSRKWVFVGVGVGVAFILLLAFGFLFWFFSRRSRRHEHSPVPPPKLANESGEAKGTWSWSVSSEGIRSAMETLKIYRFEELEKATNSFAEANRIGKSSVYRGSFEGDDAAVKIMKGNVSPEIDLFRQINHLNIIRLSGFCLYEGVTYLVYEYAINGSLCNWLQRKENSIDENLNSSSDKNYSKLDWKQRVQIAHDVADALNYLHNFTNPPYIHKNLNSSNILLDGNMRAKIINFGFAKKLDDTDDQPITTRHVVGTYGYMAPEYLENGLVTLKLDVFSFGVVILELLSGRDPITNDISQKGDQILLCESIREVLSGENVREKLREFIDPRLGEEYPLDLAYSMSQLAKNCVADDLNDRPTVPQVLMILSKVLSSSLDWDPSHELQKSTSLSFD; encoded by the coding sequence ATGGCTGAGGCTTCATCCCTCTTTCTGCTGCCATTTCTCCTTCTGTttcatcatcttcttcttctGCAATCCCATGCGCAGCAGGCCTATGTTAACAACAAGCAGCTCGCCTGTGAAAACAACGACACCGTCACTCTTGGCTACGTATGCAACGGCGTCGCCACCTCCTGTACATCTTACCTCACTTTCAGATCAACCCCCGTCTACAACAACCCCGTCACCATCGCCTATCTCTTGTCCGCCGACGCTTCTCAGATTGCCGCCATTAATAACATCTCAGATGTCGGTTCCGTTCCCGACGATACTCTCCTCGTCATACCCGTCAATTGTTCTTGCTCCGGCGGGAATTATTACCAGCATAACGCTTCGTATGTACTCAAACTGACTGGGGAAACTTACTTCTCAGTTGCAAACAACACATATCAGGCACTCACCACTTGTCAATCTATGATAGCTCAGAACCATTTCAACGAGCGGCGGCTATTCGCCAACGACAGGCTCACGGTTCCCCTCCGTTGCGCTTGCCCCACTCAGAATCAAACCGCGGCCGGCTTCAAGTACCTTCTGACCTACCTCATACGTCAGGGAAATGATATCCCCACAATCGCCGACACCTTTTCCGGCGCCGGAGCCGAAGCCCAGAGCATCCGCGAAGCCAACGAGCTCTCTGATAGTCAGTTCATCTTTTTCTTCACTCCAATTCTTGTGCCACTCAAAATTGAGCCGACAAAGGAGAACATGAACACCGCCATCTTAAAGCCCCCACCGCCTCCCCCTCCACCACCCTCCACCGGTCCTTCTTCCGAAAGCGACGGAAATTCCCGAAAGTGGGTTTTTGTTGGTGTGGGAGTTGGAGTTGCTTTTATTCTCCTCCTCGCTTTCGGGTTTCTGTTCTGGTTCTTCAGCCGACGGAGCAGACGCCACGAGCACTCTCCAGTGCCACCTCCGAAGCTTGCCAACGAATCGGGAGAGGCTAAAGGTACGTGGTCCTGGTCGGTCTCCTCCGAAGGTATCCGAAGTGCCATGGAAACTCTAAAAATCTACAGGTTCGAGGAGTTGGAGAAGGCGACGAACTCATTTGCAGAAGCAAACAGAATCGGAAAATCCTCGGTATACCGCGGTTCATTCGAGGGGGATGATGCTGCAGTGAAGATTATGAAAGGGAACGTGTCGCCGGAAATCGATTTATTCAGACAAATTAACCATCTCAACATTATTCGACTTTCTGGTTTCTGTCTCTACGAAGGCGTCACCTACCTTGTGTACGAGTACGCGATTAATGGCTCCCTATGCAACTGGctacaaagaaaagaaaactccATTGATGAAAACCTAAACTCCTCGAGTGATAAAAATTACTCAAAGCTTGATTGGAAACAGAGAGTTCAGATTGCACATGATGTTGCAGATGCATTGAACTACCTCCATAACTTCACCAATCCTCCATATATTCACAAGAACTTGAACAGTAGCAATATTCTTTTAGATGGCAACATGAGGGCTAAAATCATAAATTTCGGGTTCGCCAAGAAGCTGGATGACACCGATGATCAACCCATAACGACAAGGCATGTGGTGGGAACCTATGGCTATATGGCCCCGGAGTATTTAGAAAATGGATTGGTCACTCTGAAACTAGACGTATTTTCTTTCGGCGTCGTGATTTTAGAGCTCTTGTCCGGAAGGGATCCCATTACCAATGATATCAGTCAAAAAGGGGATCAAATTTTGCTATGTGAGAGCATAAGAGAGGTTCTAAGTGGCGAGAACGTGAGGGAAAAATTGCGAGAATTTATTGATCCACGTCTTGGAGAAGAGTACCCTCTGGATTTGGCCTACTCCATGTCTCAGCTTGCAAAGAACTGCGTTGCTGATGATCTCAATGATCGTCCAACAGTTCCTCAAGTACTGATGATTTTGTCCAAGGTTCTCTCGTCTTCCTTGGATTGGGATCCTTCGCATGAGCTTCAAAAATCGACATCTCTGAGCTTCGACTAG